caagagtaggatcatgttgttccatggatccttcattctgactgagcggactcatcttgtatggtgccaaagacgaagggagcttctgggcacatgcaccttatctctgagaagcatttgatggaggaactaaggcgacttaacttgcggaggcgaagttgggttcagaaggccttggcacggggcaagaggacgcggaggcgggtactcttgaagaatatgccacagtgttgccattcaagttgccatgaaggaagcggtgcgcagcgaagattgtgctggtaggggcagaggcctaggatctagacaatggtgcactaattgcagcgaagccgggggacttcgggagctactaggcgacggactgtcctagaacggtgcttcatctaggtgtgacccaagagtgggtggatgaaggtcgattgccaaaggagcgaacaaaatcgaaagtggaagagaccctgcgatgtattggcagaggccacatatggagggatcacaattcgagttcatcccacaaggatcagaatgcaatagagatgtcaccaggaggcgacatgttgcagcggattgtggtggaacagttcgtggcaatgcgagacACACGAcaactagtcccgtgagggattagatcatacagaggtatgatcgggagctactggaagctccacttcggtgaacaacacgacggtaagaagggctatggattcaaggagtgaaggccatggtaccgcagaggcgggtcttccgtgcgtgcatcgaattttgcatcgaatgaaagccttggtaatcagcatatgggggctgtgttccaccaatggaaaaagttcgaatgcaagtaccagtaaatcccatgggagggacttgatcatgcagaggtatgatcgaagtagctggagagttggactgctccagagctcatatttgcttaagggagcccgataagttagaggacaaggtcgagtaagcgaacgttgctaccaaggaagctaaggagaacagaatcggtgcaaaccctacaacgtgatggcagaggccatgcatgggagttgcagtctgtcttttcatcgaccaaaaggagctgcttggagaacacagaggtgttgaagcagggggtcgaaaggggcgaggaagcgacgacgagtctagagggacttagctacccaaaatcaagcatcagttagaatggaggtggactcggaggagtgccacagagacatatctactgattgtgacaaaaaagggatgcagatgcgaggcgacggatagtagtgccatgggcatggcagcgtcatggtaccgcagaggcgggacttccgtgaaagtcattgatcccttgctctcatggagggagagcgcttggtcgtgagaggggccgaggaggtggagcatgcagaggcaaactccaagtaccgagacaagactgaagggcagaggccaaggaacttcgtaagaccagtgtcaacgagcttctcatcaagatagccgaaagtgaaggacttcgggtcaggcaagagtgcatgaccaaggaacgaagcaggcagtacgcggtgctgtacctttgctactcagtggagtaggcggcagagttgatggagaagacggtacaatcccagaggcgaccaaacctatgagagaattactctaagttggggtgaaaacttcctgcattccagaagttcgatggcattgagaaggtgaatcacagtaacttactcaacgcaagaagtgcaaacacttcaagtgcttcagaagtgtgagcaaagagcagacgaagaccagtaaccagctcgatgcatggagtacaacctcgaggaggcgggcgaagttaagtaacctttgccttctcaactcttaagagaatgggcgaaaccgagtatcccaattctcttatctacccagcagaggagctctgcacatgttcaaagacccttcaaagataatggatgacaatagttgtcaaatcctcaccaacggtgatcagtgttactgagagtagattgtccgcttcatttcccaacgaaatgccaatcgaaagcggaagtgatgcgaacctacttggaagcgacaactaagtgaaagaagagtcaatgagcaaattttgtggaggaaggacccaaaacttcagaagtctgcgagacgatgctcgttaaaactccaacaagcatccacccagttcaagcagcatgaggcatttgagagactggcgtagtaaggatggtcttttctttcatacggaggatccgcaggaatcaacaaggatcaatacaactcagccaaccccacaccagagtcagagtcattggtgagttgaagcagcatggcggatcaaatgttCAACTACTAaaaaacagcagtggagagcagctgggagccaggaggcacattgcagttggagcagaagattgaagactcagcaaaggcaaggagttgcagtgtcggcaaaggcttcgacgaggacgtcgaaggaataagttggggagaatgttacggacaaacttcgaaacagaatgtttgatgtaatgtttatgtatgtctgtgtcttttggtatgttcatgttttgtatagcatgtagagggacaaccgaatgcttaatagtcccattttagttgggttggtggccgctttaggcttgtaaataaaggttgtgtcatgtggacacttttgagagattttcggtttgtaatggaccattttgaccctttgttgtgcaactgttcagagcttgtaaagtctgtttgtaatttgcattgtctatgaagtatttcctgGAAtgcttgcttgtggatcccgagtgaggcattttctctcacccgttttctcttttgtgggtcctaagggaccatgggaggcttcggggaggctgacctttgcggacggacacgcaatgttgccgtacgacttaggcaaaaccagctaagtccgtgactgaGCTGCTATAAGTTTCTGAGCTGGCTATAAGTTTCAGACAATGCACACTTATAATCTATGAATAAAAAGTTTCCTCTTAGAACAGAGAATCTGAGGTGTACCTGGTTTCTGAGAAGAGGCATGCATCTCAAAGTATGTTTATGCATGGGAAACTAACTACGCTTGATCTTTTTATTCGGTCAGTTAGCTTTGTGTACTGGGACTTAGTTTGTTGAATATGAATGTGTCAGCTCATATCAGTTTCACACACACTATCACACAATGAGTAGATGCTGGCTATATAGTCAAAGTAAAGCAGCTTGGGAGACGGATGAATGAATTCGATCAAGGCATAGTTCCACAAGATGAGTTGCCTAAGTAGTAACTTCTAGTGACAGGGGTTTGATCATGTGCAAATCTTGCTGGCAGAGATGGTCTTGTattttgttttaattgtagatAGTCAGTCAGTGGCAATACAAAAGGGGATAACTATAATTTGCAAATAACTCGAGTTTGTCAGTGATATCCGGGATGGTTTTCAGGCTCTGTCATCGTGTTATTTCATTTTAAACCATTAGCTTGTTCATAGGACTGGAGTATCAGTGTTTCATACTCAACCTGTGTGGTTCCCTAGTCATAATATATTGACAGTTCAGGATGGTTAAATTTGCTTTTGTGTTTCAAACTCTGATTGCCAAGTTTATGCAAATAAGGGTACTTTCTTAATTTCTTTGCCCATTTAAGGAATTCAAAATATCATAGAAAATTTAAATGGATGATCTTGTTAATACATACTTTTGAAATTAAAGGATGTATGCAGTGCACGAAGCTCCTGCTAATGCATCTTTCAATGCATGCAAGGCTTACCTCTATATTTAGAGAGGTTGTTTTTGTGAACTCGTCCTTTAGGTCATAAAGGAGCAATCATACCATTGTACCAAGGCAAGGCTAGCTCTTCGCTTCCTGTCCCACTTAAGTGTGCATTGCCTCAGCTATAAGTTTCATCACAATCAGCAGCCTGACTGAGCTGCTGTCTTCTGGTGTTTAACTCCTGAAAGAACATTAACAAAATAGGTTATAAGTGTACATCTTTTGCTGAGGTCTGCCTTTTGGTTCCTTTTAGGGAAGCAtgttataataataatagatcagACATCCTGCTTGATCAATGATTGATTTTGTTCTTATTATGTCTGACACACACAATTTCTCTTGACAGGTTGTTGTGTCCCAAGCCAGCACTTTATCCAAAAAACACGCAACATCACGGTTAGATGTAATGTTGGAGGAGTTAAATGGGATCCCAGTGACCATCATCTTAGACACAGTGACAGAAAGTTTGTGCCTGGAACTAGTTATCCATGTCATGTTAATGCCACATCAGGGCACCCGTTTGGATCCCAGCCTGAAGCTTATAATCCTACAAATAGTTGGAAATCAGCATTGGCTTCGGTAGATGCTTTCTACAGATTTTCACGCCCCCACACAGTCATAGGAACAGTTAAGTCACATTCTTTGAGGTGATCTACCGGCTGAGTTTTGTATGCATCCTTGCAATTATCTTGTTTTTAATCTTGTCAATTCACAACTTGTTCTGTTTCTATATGATGGTAGTTGACGAGCATTTATGCCTTAACAGATAATGAGTATAATCTCAGTATCTTTGTTGTGTGTTGAGAGCTCATCCGATATTTCTCCTGTGTTTCTGACTGGATTATTGCAGGTAATAGTGTGAACAACTTGTTAGTTCATTATTTAGTATGTGCTCTCATTGTACCATATAAGTTTGCTGTCTCACTCTTCATCTCTTACATGCAGGCAGTTGTTGCTGCACTTTTTATGAATATTTACATTGTTGGACTAAATCAAGTCTTTGACATAGAAATAGACAAGGTAACCCTCATTCTCTTGAACTTTATCCTTTGTCCCCGGAGGACAATGAAACACCATGTTATGCTGATTTTCCATTAAAATATAACTCAGAtgaattgaaaattttatttgttaTGCTTTTTTTCAGGTTAATAAGCCAAATCTCCCTCTAGCATCTGGGGAATATTCCTTGAGGACTGGAGTTGCAATTATTTGGACTTTTGCTGCCATGGTAGATCCTTCAGTACTTCATATGGTTTAGACTTTAGAGAACCACCTTCTTTCTCTTTTTAATTTAAACCTGAAGGATATAAGTCATGGGAAGTGATTTTAACAGCCAGATACATTGATCTCATTGAAacctttagatttttttttgtaatatattTGAATTTCTTCGTCTAGATTTAAACAAATTtagtgataatttttttataagtatGAAGCCATGGTGATGAAGTCATCAAGTGTTTTCTAATATGACTATTTATGTTCAGCTTGTAGATATCACATCCCAATATATCTTTCAACTCAATCAACGAAAGAGATGCTTCTTTTATTTATATTAGATAGAAATATGTTGATATCTTTTACTTAGATCTTTCCTGATAAAATATTGGCTGACAATTGAGTAAGATCAAAATTGACACTACTCTCAGAACTTGTTATGGACACCAAAGTGCATCCGATATAATGTCCAAGAAGAAGTTGGTATCTTATTTGTGGAATTGTTTTTAAAAGACACAATGGAAAATGTATCTATATAATCTTCAAGCACCAAAAAAAGTTGCTAATTTTCACTATCTTGTTTCAGAGCTTTGGCGTTGCGTGGATTGTTGGTTCCTTGCCATTGTTTTGGGCTCTCTTTGTCAGCTTTATCCTTGGAACTGCATATTCAATCAACGTAAGTTTGTTTTCTTTTATGAACTTGCCTTTTCAGAACTGGAACTATGGGGATGCTTGATGAATTTCTTGCCATGATCTTCAATTACTAGAAATTTATAGCTTAGTGTTGCTTCTGATAAGCAATGGGAATGAGGTAACATCATATATGGGGTTGCAGTAAAATTTGTAATAGTTAAGCAAGTCTGAACagatttattgtttttagccaaatAAAGACTTCATAGTATATTTGAAAACAGAAATAAATGCTAGAAGCTAGCTTCTCTAATCCTTGATTGAGGCCAATCTAAGTTGTGTCCAAAAACCTTTCTTGATAGGAAAATAATCACAAGGATCTCTAGATGTTTTGATTTTCCAGTGGAAGAAGTAAACTGAAAAATTAGGCTGCCTTAGATTGGTCCTAGTGATTACAAGACTCTTATTGGCCTATGACAAAAACAAGTATTCAAGGCCATCTTAAAGTAGGACACAAATTAAAGAGTCAGAACCAATTCTTATGTAAATCAGCCTCAATTATACCAACTAGTTTGACCTAACTATTGTAC
The DNA window shown above is from Musa acuminata AAA Group cultivar baxijiao chromosome BXJ2-4, Cavendish_Baxijiao_AAA, whole genome shotgun sequence and carries:
- the LOC103981284 gene encoding probable homogentisate phytyltransferase 1, chloroplastic — encoded protein: MDSLLLRPFSSPPRLSLPAPRAGCCVPSQHFIQKTRNITVRCNVGGVKWDPSDHHLRHSDRKFVPGTSYPCHVNATSGHPFGSQPEAYNPTNSWKSALASVDAFYRFSRPHTVIGTIMSIISVSLLCVESSSDISPVFLTGLLQAVVAALFMNIYIVGLNQVFDIEIDKVNKPNLPLASGEYSLRTGVAIIWTFAAMSFGVAWIVGSLPLFWALFVSFILGTAYSINLPFLRWKRFAVIAALCILAVRAVVVQLAFFLHMQTFVFGRSANLSRPLIFATAFMSFFSVVIALFKDIPDIEGDRIFGIRSFSVRLGQRRVFWICVYLLEMAYSVAVAIGATSSCLWSKFITILGHAILASILWNRARTLDLMNKAAITSFYMFIWKLFYAEYLLIPLVR